From Serratia fonticola:
ACCCTGATGTCGGTGGGGCTGATGATGTTACCGGCGACCTGCGCCCGGTTCTGGGCGCGAGATTTGCCACAAACATTGGCCGTGGCGATGGGGATTGGGTTGCTCGCCAGCCTGGTTGGTCTGGAGTGGTCCTACTACGCTTCATTGCCCGCAGGCCCGGCGATTGTCCTCAGCGCCAGCGTGATGTTTTTAATTTCGATTTTGTTTGGGACGCGTGGCGGGATGTTGCGCCGTGCGCGTCATTGAGAAGTGCTATCTGCAAGGAGAAAACATGAAATCTTTACCCATAACGCTGGTGGCAGCTGCTCTGCTCGCCAGCCCGTTAGCGCAGGCGAAAACCGTTGAGGCCGTGGCCAGCTTTTCTATTCTTGGCGATATCGTCAAGCAGGTGGGGGGCGAACATGTGAAGGTCAGTACGCTGGTTGGCCCGGATGGCGATCCGCACAGCTTTGAGCCATCGCCGCAAGACAGCAAGCAACTGACGCAGGCCGATGTGGTATTTGTCAGCGGATTGGGGCTTGAAGGTTGGATCGATCGGTTGGTGAAGGCTTCCGGTTATCAGGGGCCGGTGATCACCGCATCCAAAGGGATCGACTCGCGCAGTATGGAAGAAGAGGGCAAACAGGTCACCGATCCACACGCCTGGAACAGCATGAACAATGGCGTGCAGTATGCGACCAACGTGATGAATGCGCTGATTGCTGCAGATCCTGAAGACGCCGCCTATTTCCGCCAACGTGGCGGTGAATATATTCAACAGCTTCAGCAGCTTGATAGTTGGGCCAAAGCCCAGTTCGCGGCGGTGCCACAGCAAAAACGCAAGGTGCTGACCAGCCATGATGCTTTCGGCTATTTTGGCCAAGAGTACGGCGTCACCTTCCTTGCCCCGGTCGGTTTTTCTACCGAGGCTGAAGCCAGTGCCAGCGATGTCGCCGGGTTGATCAAGCAGATCAGGCAGGAAAAAGTCCATGCCTACTTTATTGAGAATCAAACGGATCCGCGCTTGGTGCAGCAGATCGCGGCGGCAACGGGGGCGAAAGCAGGAGGTGAGCTGTATCCTGAAGCACTATCCAAACCGCAAGGCCCGGCGGCCAGCTATGTGCAGGCATTCAAACACAACGTCGAGGCCATTGTTGGCAGCATGAAGTAGATTTTATGCCCACCGCGTGCGGTGGGTTTTTCTCTTTGCCGTGGCATTTGGCAATAAAAAAGCCCCGTTGAGCAGCAACGGGGCTTTGGCTACTAATGATACTTTGGCTTAACGTTTCTTCTTACGTCCCTGTACCGCTTTAAAACGCGGGTTGGACTTACAAATGACAAAGATGCGGCCATGGCGGCGCACAACCTTGCAATCCGGATGGCGTTTCTTCGCCGAACGCAGTGAACTCAATACTTGCATCATCAACCCCGATTATTTTCTGCTGTTAACCAAATGGCCAAACCGCTGCTGGAAGCGCGCGGTACTGCCTTCTTTTGAGAACTCTTTCTGCTTGCCGGTGTAGTAAGGATGCGAAGCGGAGGAGACGTCTATGGTGACGTAGGGCCAGCTTTTACCCTCAAGCTCGATAGTGCGATCGGTTTTGATGGTCGACCCCACCTTGAAGTAGGTATCGGCGCTGAGATCGTGAAATACCACGGTACGGTAGTCTGGATGGATGCCTGTTTTCATGATGCTCTCAACTGTTATGTTATACTATAACAATTATTATGCACCTCTCTGGGATCGGGATCAACCCCCAAATAACGTTAATCAGCGTTGAGCCTGTTGGCTAAATAGCAGGCATAAAAAAGGCCGCTTGCGCGGCCTTGGTTGTCAGCAGGAAAGCATCAGTGATGCTTAACCGGATGGGCGTGTTCCAGATCTTCAGTCTTTTTGCTGAAGCGGCGGCGAACCACCACGAAGAACACCGGTACAAAGAAGATTGCCAAGACGGTAGCTGTCACCATCCCGCCCATTACGCCGGTACCTACCGCGTTCTGAGCGCCAGAGCCTGCGCCGCTGCTGATAACCAGCGGCATAACCCCGAGGATAAAGGCCAGTGATGTCATCAGGATTGGACGCAGACGCATACGCACCGCTTCCAACGTTGATTCGATCAGCCCTTTACCTTCTTTATCCATCAGGTCCTTGGCGAATTCCACGATTAATATCGCGTTCTTCGCCGACAACCCAATGGTTGTCAACAGGCCTACCTGGAAGTAAACGTCATTCTCCATCCCGCGCATGGTCGCGGCCAACAGGGCACCGATGACGCCCAGTGGCACAACCAACATAACGGAGAACGGAATCGACCAGCTCTCATACAGAGCCGCCAGGCACAAGAACACCACGATCAGAGAAATGGCGTACAGTGACGGAGCCTGGTTACCGGACAGACGTTCCTGATAGGACATACCGGTCCAGTCATAGCCGACGCCGTTTGGCAGTTTCGCCGCCAGCTGTTCCATCATATCCATCGCTTCACCGGTACTCTTACCCGGTGCTGCCTGGCCGAGGATTTCCATCGATGGCAGGCCGTTGTAACGTTCCAGACGCGGTGAACCATATTCCCATTTCGCCGTGGCGAAGGAGGAGAACGGTACCATCTGCCCGGTGCTACCACGAACAAACCAGTTATTAATATCTTCCGGTAGCATACGGAACGGGGCTTCAGCCTGTACGTAAACCTTTTTCACACGACCGCGGTCGATAAAGTCGTTCACATACGAGCCGCCCAGCGCGGTGCCGATGGTGGTATTAATATCGCTCAGGGAAACGCCCAGCGTCTGTGCTTTCTCCTGATCGATGATCAGTTTGAACTGAGGCGTGTCTTCCAAGCCGTTCGGGCGCATGCCGACCAGCAAATCAGAATGCTCTGCCGCCATGCCCAACAGCTGGTTACGTGCTGCTGTCAGTTTTTCATGACCCAGGTTAGCCTGATCGATCAGCTGGAAGTCGAAGCCGGTCGCCGTCCCCAGTTCCACAATCGCTGGCAGGTTAAAGGCAAATACCAAGCCGTCTTTAATCTGCGAGAAAGCTCCCATTGCACGGGCAGCAATTGCCGGCACCTTGTTCTCTTCACCTTTACGCTCAGACCAGTCTTTCAGGCTGACAAACGCCAAACCGGTGTTCTGACCCTGGCCGCTGAAGCCGAAACCATTAACGGTGAACACCGAGTTAATGTTGTCGCCTTCTTTCTCGTGGTAGTAGCGGTTAACTTCGTCCAGGACTTTCTGGGTACGTTCCTGAGTAGCACCCGCTGGCATTTGCACCATGGTCAGCAGGATGCCCTGGTCTTCGTCCGGCAGGAACGAGGAAGGCAAGCGCATGAACAGTACTGCCATACCAACCACGATCAGCAGGTAGATCACCAGATAACGCCCGGTGCTACGCAGAATGTTCGCTACGCTATCGGTATAGTGATGGGTGCTCTTCTCAAACAGGCGGTTGAACCAGCCAAAGAAGCCGGTCTTGATGCCGTGATCGCCTTTCGGGATCGGTTTGAGCATGGTGGCACACAGAGCAGGCGTCAGGATCAACGCGACCAATACCGACAGCACCATGGCGGAAACGATGGTAATCGAGAACTGGCGATAGATTGCCCCGGTTGACCCACCGAAGAAGGCCATCGGGATAAATACCGCTGACAGCACCATGGCGATACCCACCAATGCACCCTGGATCTGTTCCATCGATTTCTTGGTGGCTTCTTTTGGCGGCAGGCCTTCTTCGGCCATGACACGCTCAACGTTTTCTACCACCACGATGGCGTCATCCACCAGCAGGCCTATCGCCAACACCATGCCGAACATCGTCAGGGTGTTTATCGAGAAGCCAAACGCAGCCAGGATGGCGAACGTCCCCAGCAATACTACCGGCACGGCGATCGTTGGGATCAGCGTAGCGCGGAAGTTCTGCAGGAACAGATACATCACCAGGAACACCAGGATGATCGCTTCAATCAGGGTTTTTACCACTTCGTTAATGGAAATCTTAACGAACGGCGTGGTGTCATAAGGGTAAACAACTTTCAGACTTGCAGGGAAGAACGGTTCCAGTTTGGCCAGTTCTGCCTTGACTTCTGACGCCGTGTTCAGGGCGTTGGCACCGGTTGCCAGCTTGATACCGATACCAGCAGCAGGCTTACCGTTAAAACGAGCAATAACGTTGTAGCTTTCACCGCCCAGTTCAACTCTGGCCACATCTCTCAGACGCACCTGCGAGCCGTCCGGGTTGACTTTCAGCTGGATCTTGCTGAATTCTTCCGGCGAGGTCAGGCGGGTTTGCGCGATGATCGAGGCGTTCAGCTGTTGGCCTTTTACCGGTGGAGTCCCACCGAGCTGGCCTGCAGCAACCTGGTTGTTCTGGACCTTAATCGCAGCGATAACATCGCCCGGTGTCAGTTGGTAGTTGTTCAGTTTGTTGGGGTCCAGCCAGATACGCATCGCGTACTGGGAACCGAACAGTTGAACGTCACCCACACCAGAGGTACGGCTGATAGGATCCTTGATGTTGGAACCTACATAGTCCGCGATATCCTCTTGCGTCATGCTACCGTCTTCGGAAATAAAGCCCGCCACCATCAGGAAGCTGCTGCTTGATTTCTCAACGCTAACGCCCTGTTGTTGCACTTCTTGCGGCAGCAGTGGCATTGCCAACTGCAGCTTGTTCTGCACCTGCACCTGAGCGATATCAGGGTCGGTACCAGAGTTGAAGGTCAACGTAATCTGAACGTTACCGGACGAATCACTGTTGGAGGACATGTACAGCAGGTTATCGATACCGTTCATATTCTGTTCGATAACCTGAGTCACGGTATCCTGCACCGTTTTGGCGTCAGCGCCCGGGTAGTTGGCGGCGATCGTGACTGCTGGTGGCGCAATGGTCGGATATTGCGCAATAGGCAGCTTCATGATCGACAAGATGCCCGCCAACATGATGATGATGGCGATTACCCATGCAAATATGGGGCGATCTATAAAGAACTTAGCCATGTATTACCGGCTCCTTTTTATGACTTCTTCTCGGGTTCAGACGCAGTCTGTGGCTTGCTATCAGCTTCTTGCGCTTTCACCTGAACGCCAGGCCTGATTTTTTGCAGGCCGGTGACAATCACGCGATCGCCCGGTTTCAAACCAGCCGTCACCAACCACTTGTTGCCAATCGCCTGCGCGGCGGTCAGCGTACGTACTTCCACTTTATCGTCCGCACCGACAACCATTGCGGTAGCTTCACCACGTGGGTTACGGGTGACGCCCTCTTGCGGAACCAGCAAGGCATCGCTACGTACGCCTTCGT
This genomic window contains:
- a CDS encoding metal ABC transporter solute-binding protein, Zn/Mn family — translated: MKSLPITLVAAALLASPLAQAKTVEAVASFSILGDIVKQVGGEHVKVSTLVGPDGDPHSFEPSPQDSKQLTQADVVFVSGLGLEGWIDRLVKASGYQGPVITASKGIDSRSMEEEGKQVTDPHAWNSMNNGVQYATNVMNALIAADPEDAAYFRQRGGEYIQQLQQLDSWAKAQFAAVPQQKRKVLTSHDAFGYFGQEYGVTFLAPVGFSTEAEASASDVAGLIKQIRQEKVHAYFIENQTDPRLVQQIAAATGAKAGGELYPEALSKPQGPAASYVQAFKHNVEAIVGSMK
- the ykgO gene encoding type B 50S ribosomal protein L36, with the translated sequence MQVLSSLRSAKKRHPDCKVVRRHGRIFVICKSNPRFKAVQGRKKKR
- a CDS encoding type B 50S ribosomal protein L31, with amino-acid sequence MKTGIHPDYRTVVFHDLSADTYFKVGSTIKTDRTIELEGKSWPYVTIDVSSASHPYYTGKQKEFSKEGSTARFQQRFGHLVNSRK
- the acrB gene encoding multidrug efflux RND transporter permease subunit AcrB; this encodes MAKFFIDRPIFAWVIAIIIMLAGILSIMKLPIAQYPTIAPPAVTIAANYPGADAKTVQDTVTQVIEQNMNGIDNLLYMSSNSDSSGNVQITLTFNSGTDPDIAQVQVQNKLQLAMPLLPQEVQQQGVSVEKSSSSFLMVAGFISEDGSMTQEDIADYVGSNIKDPISRTSGVGDVQLFGSQYAMRIWLDPNKLNNYQLTPGDVIAAIKVQNNQVAAGQLGGTPPVKGQQLNASIIAQTRLTSPEEFSKIQLKVNPDGSQVRLRDVARVELGGESYNVIARFNGKPAAGIGIKLATGANALNTASEVKAELAKLEPFFPASLKVVYPYDTTPFVKISINEVVKTLIEAIILVFLVMYLFLQNFRATLIPTIAVPVVLLGTFAILAAFGFSINTLTMFGMVLAIGLLVDDAIVVVENVERVMAEEGLPPKEATKKSMEQIQGALVGIAMVLSAVFIPMAFFGGSTGAIYRQFSITIVSAMVLSVLVALILTPALCATMLKPIPKGDHGIKTGFFGWFNRLFEKSTHHYTDSVANILRSTGRYLVIYLLIVVGMAVLFMRLPSSFLPDEDQGILLTMVQMPAGATQERTQKVLDEVNRYYHEKEGDNINSVFTVNGFGFSGQGQNTGLAFVSLKDWSERKGEENKVPAIAARAMGAFSQIKDGLVFAFNLPAIVELGTATGFDFQLIDQANLGHEKLTAARNQLLGMAAEHSDLLVGMRPNGLEDTPQFKLIIDQEKAQTLGVSLSDINTTIGTALGGSYVNDFIDRGRVKKVYVQAEAPFRMLPEDINNWFVRGSTGQMVPFSSFATAKWEYGSPRLERYNGLPSMEILGQAAPGKSTGEAMDMMEQLAAKLPNGVGYDWTGMSYQERLSGNQAPSLYAISLIVVFLCLAALYESWSIPFSVMLVVPLGVIGALLAATMRGMENDVYFQVGLLTTIGLSAKNAILIVEFAKDLMDKEGKGLIESTLEAVRMRLRPILMTSLAFILGVMPLVISSGAGSGAQNAVGTGVMGGMVTATVLAIFFVPVFFVVVRRRFSKKTEDLEHAHPVKHH